In Xiphophorus couchianus chromosome 8, X_couchianus-1.0, whole genome shotgun sequence, the following proteins share a genomic window:
- the tpm2 gene encoding tropomyosin beta chain: MEAIKKKMQMLKLDKENAIDRAEQAEVDKKGAEDKCKQLEEELLGLQKKLKGVEDELDKYSESLKDAQEKLEQAEKKATDAEAEVASLNRRIQLVEEELDRAQERLATALQKLEEAEKAADESERGMKVIENRATKDEEKMEIQEMQLKEAKHIAEEADRKYEEVARKLVILEGDLERSEERAEVAEAKSADLEEELKNVTNNLKSLEAQAEKYSQKEDKYEEEIKVLTEKLKEAETRAEFAERSVAKLEKTIDDLEDEVYAQKLKGKALSEELDLALNDMTTL, translated from the exons ATGGAGGCCATCAAGAAGAAAATGCAGATGCTGAAGCTGGATAAGGAGAATGCGATAGACCGGGCAGAACAAGCAGAGGTTGACAAGAAGGGAGCCGAGGACAAATGCAAACAG ctggaggaggagctgctgggcCTGCAGAAGAAACTCAAAGGAGTAGAAGATGAGCTGGACAAATACTCTGAGTCTCTGAAGGATGcccaggagaagctggagcaaGCAGAGAAAAAGGCAACGGAT GCGGAGGCAGAGGTGGCGTCTCTCAATAGACGCATCCAGCTGGTGGAAGAGGAGTTGGACCGAGCTCAGGAGAGGCTAGCTACTGCTCTGCAGAAGCTGGAGGAGGCAGAGAAAGCTGCAGATGAAAGCGAGAG aGGAATGAAGGTGATAGAGAACAGAGCAACaaaagatgaagagaaaatgGAAATCCAGGAGATGCAGCTGAAGGAGGCCAAACACATTGCTGAGGAGGCGGACCGTAAATATGAAGAG GTTGCACGTAAACTGGTGATTCTGGAGGGAGATCTGGAACGCTCAGAGGAGCGTGCTGAGGTGGCTGAGGC TAAATCAGCTGACCTTGAGGAAGAATTGAAAAATGTCACCAACAACTTGAAGTCCCTGGAAGCCCAGGCTGAGAAG TACTCACAAAAAGAGGACAAATATGAAGAAGAGATTAAAGTGCTTACAGAGAAGCTGAAGGAG GCTGAAACCCGGGCAGAGTTTGCAGAAAGGTCTGTGGCTAAGCTGGAGAAGACGATTGATGATCTAGAAG ATGAAGTGTATGCTCAGAAGCTGAAGGGCAAGGCTCTCAGTGAGGAGCTGGACCTGGCCCTCAATGACATGACTACACTGTAG